The proteins below are encoded in one region of Ricinus communis isolate WT05 ecotype wild-type chromosome 6, ASM1957865v1, whole genome shotgun sequence:
- the LOC8289336 gene encoding uncharacterized protein LOC8289336, translating to MESELCDPSKPRYDITMSKRTRKPPTLLGAKYIKEEDFLAKRDSDHKSLKQLINGNINIEEIKGNVSRSSLEQHFLEEEKQLQLVTRKHKKLKGMMGHYVRVLTQLINLKRDSDPSNSGSQKKPILRLAM from the coding sequence ATGGAGAGCGAGCTGTGCGATCCCAGTAAACCCCGTTATGATATTACCATGTCAAAGAGGACAAGAAAGCCACCGACTCTGCTAGGAGCCAAATatatcaaagaagaagatttTCTTGCAAAACGAGATAGCGATCATAAGAGCTTGAAGCAACTGATAAATGGCAATATCAACATTGAAGAAATCAAGGGAAATGTTAGCAGAAGTTCGCTTGAGCAGCACTTCTTAGAAGAGGAAAAGCAGCTTCAATTGGTTACCAGAAAGCATAAAAAGCTAAAAGGGATGATGGGTCATTACGTCAGAGTCTTGACCCAATTGATTAATCTCAAGCGTGATTCTGATCCTAGTAATAGTGGATCTCAGAAGAAGCCCATCCTCCGTTTGGCAATGTAA